From the genome of Pseudomonas sp. gcc21, one region includes:
- the dinB gene encoding DNA polymerase IV, with protein MKHRKIIHVDCDCFYAAIEMRDDPRLRGCPLAVGGDPGKRGVVATCNYEARAYGVRSAMASGYAKKLCPDLLIVPPRMAVYREASAAIHAIFTDYTALIQPLSLDEAYLDVSNSTACRGSATLIAESIRQRVREGLGITVSAGVAPNKFLAKIASDWNKPDGLKVILPDEIESFIQTLPVERLHGVGKVTAARLRKLGIDVCGELLPWRKQDLAKEFGSFGERLWQLARGIDDRPVIVESTRQSVSVENTYDQDLPDLSACFEALGPLLEKLAQRVGRLQDGYRASKPFVKLKFNDFTQTTLEQAGAPITPEGYRELTAQAYARGLKPVRLIGVGVRLDNANSLLGEQLSLF; from the coding sequence ATGAAGCACAGAAAGATCATTCATGTGGACTGTGACTGTTTCTACGCAGCGATCGAGATGCGGGATGATCCGCGCCTGCGTGGCTGTCCGTTGGCGGTCGGCGGGGACCCAGGCAAGCGAGGCGTTGTCGCCACCTGCAACTATGAAGCGCGTGCTTATGGCGTCCGTTCGGCCATGGCCTCCGGCTATGCCAAAAAGCTGTGCCCGGATTTGCTGATCGTGCCGCCGCGCATGGCGGTTTACCGCGAGGCGTCTGCGGCGATCCACGCCATCTTTACCGACTACACCGCACTGATACAGCCACTATCGCTGGACGAAGCCTACCTCGATGTGTCGAACAGCACTGCCTGCCGTGGCAGCGCAACGCTGATTGCAGAAAGTATCCGCCAGCGGGTGCGTGAGGGTCTGGGGATTACCGTTTCCGCTGGCGTGGCGCCGAACAAGTTCCTGGCCAAGATCGCCAGTGACTGGAACAAGCCGGACGGGCTCAAGGTGATCTTGCCGGACGAGATCGAGTCCTTTATCCAGACGTTGCCGGTGGAGCGCTTGCACGGCGTGGGGAAAGTGACCGCTGCGAGACTGAGGAAGCTCGGAATCGACGTGTGCGGTGAGCTGCTACCCTGGCGCAAGCAGGATCTGGCGAAGGAATTTGGCAGTTTTGGCGAGCGGCTCTGGCAGCTGGCGCGGGGTATTGATGATCGTCCGGTGATCGTGGAGAGCACGCGACAGTCGGTCAGCGTCGAGAACACTTACGATCAGGATCTGCCGGATCTGAGCGCCTGCTTTGAAGCTCTCGGGCCGCTGTTGGAAAAACTCGCTCAACGGGTCGGCCGTTTGCAGGACGGTTACCGGGCGAGCAAGCCCTTCGTCAAACTCAAGTTCAACGACTTTACCCAGACGACATTGGAGCAGGCTGGCGCACCCATCACTCCCGAAGGCTATCGGGAACTCACCGCGCAGGCCTATGCCCGCGGTCTCAAGCCGGTGCGCCTGATAGGCGTTGGCGTACGCCTGGATAACGCCAACAGCTTGTTGGGCGAACAGTTGAGTCTGTTTTAG
- a CDS encoding SDR family oxidoreductase — MKVMELFDLTGKVALITGGTKGLGLQMAEALGEQGAKIFLNARNASEVEEVVAQLNAQGIEADGMVCDLGKLDTNPISKLVDAAEARFGTIDILINNAGTSWGQPAVEHSYEGWQKVMGLNVDVCFLLAQEVARRFMIPRQSGKIINIASIAGFKGNKPNTGVYTVAYNTSKAAAVNLTRALAGEWGPHNINVNAICPGYFPTKMAKGLERVTEVLKRDTPLGRVGGEDDIKGLALFFASEASRHVTGQAVAVDGGHSAV; from the coding sequence ATGAAAGTGATGGAATTGTTTGACCTGACCGGTAAGGTTGCACTGATAACCGGCGGCACCAAGGGCCTCGGCCTGCAGATGGCTGAAGCGCTGGGCGAGCAGGGTGCGAAGATTTTCCTCAACGCGCGAAACGCCAGCGAAGTGGAGGAAGTGGTGGCGCAGCTGAATGCGCAGGGCATCGAGGCCGACGGCATGGTATGTGACCTGGGCAAGCTGGACACCAACCCGATCTCCAAGCTGGTTGATGCCGCCGAGGCGCGCTTCGGTACCATTGATATCCTGATCAACAACGCTGGCACCAGCTGGGGTCAGCCTGCGGTAGAACACAGCTATGAAGGCTGGCAGAAGGTTATGGGCCTTAACGTGGATGTCTGCTTCCTGCTGGCGCAGGAAGTGGCTCGCCGTTTCATGATTCCGCGTCAGTCCGGAAAGATCATCAACATTGCCTCCATTGCCGGCTTCAAGGGCAACAAGCCGAACACCGGCGTCTATACCGTCGCCTACAACACCAGCAAGGCCGCAGCGGTGAACCTTACCCGTGCCCTGGCAGGGGAGTGGGGTCCGCACAACATCAATGTGAACGCGATTTGCCCCGGGTATTTTCCGACCAAAATGGCTAAGGGGCTGGAGCGGGTAACCGAAGTGCTCAAGCGCGACACGCCACTGGGCCGTGTAGGCGGAGAAGATGACATCAAGGGGCTGGCGCTGTTTTTCGCCAGCGAAGCATCACGCCATGTCACGGGTCAGGCTGTTGCCGTTGACGGCGGCCACTCGGCAGTCTGA
- a CDS encoding DUF2489 domain-containing protein: MSSTFWLVAGLIIIIALAIYALVLWRKVWNAKQVKAEQERERNERLAQDIQFLAQSLLNGQLPLIEGAIRIKVLLDNYSGPRRTDLDVGVFETIYDATAHIPTHQQWKDLPRNERQHHEQHMQALEEQHKDEAERAARQLSTGVAPS, encoded by the coding sequence ATGAGTTCTACCTTCTGGCTGGTCGCCGGCCTGATCATCATTATTGCCCTGGCTATCTATGCCCTCGTACTGTGGCGTAAGGTCTGGAACGCAAAGCAAGTAAAAGCCGAACAGGAGCGCGAACGCAATGAGCGACTTGCGCAGGACATCCAGTTTCTCGCGCAGAGTTTGCTGAACGGCCAGTTACCGCTGATCGAGGGTGCGATCCGTATCAAGGTTCTGCTGGATAACTATAGCGGCCCGCGCCGCACTGATCTGGATGTCGGTGTATTCGAAACGATCTATGACGCCACGGCGCATATCCCGACCCACCAGCAGTGGAAGGATCTGCCCCGCAACGAGCGCCAGCACCATGAACAACATATGCAGGCGCTGGAGGAGCAGCACAAGGACGAAGCGGAACGCGCCGCCAGACAGCTCAGCACCGGCGTTGCGCCCTCCTGA
- a CDS encoding LEA type 2 family protein yields MYMRIFGRIGLVASLLWLSGCAVFGQGYTKPEIQLANLEMLQSNLWEQSFRLRLRVDNPNDRSLPVRGMHYRVYLNDSKLATGVTNQPFDVPAYGSEYFELEVRSNLWRHLGDLIKLVERQQPVSYRIEGHISTGMLWARKLTLEEHGTLDPSDMRF; encoded by the coding sequence ATGTACATGCGTATTTTCGGCAGGATAGGCTTGGTTGCCAGCTTATTGTGGCTCTCCGGCTGCGCGGTGTTCGGTCAGGGTTATACCAAGCCGGAAATCCAGCTGGCCAACCTCGAAATGCTGCAAAGCAATCTATGGGAGCAATCCTTTCGGTTGCGCCTGCGTGTCGACAATCCGAACGATCGCAGCCTGCCCGTGCGCGGTATGCATTATCGCGTGTACCTCAATGATTCCAAGCTTGCCACGGGCGTAACCAATCAGCCCTTCGATGTGCCGGCCTATGGCTCGGAATACTTCGAGCTGGAGGTACGCTCTAACCTGTGGCGGCATCTTGGCGATCTGATCAAGCTTGTCGAGCGCCAGCAACCGGTCAGCTATCGGATCGAGGGCCACATCAGCACCGGGATGCTCTGGGCGCGCAAACTGACCCTTGAGGAACACGGGACCCTCGACCCGTCCGACATGAGATTCTGA
- a CDS encoding YchJ family protein: protein MESNGGCPCGSGKPYAECCLPLHQGKPALTAEQLMRSRYSAYTLGLVDYLVATTLPSQQAQLDRAAMTDWSQSSDWLGLTVEKVHSTEAASNQAQVTFTAQWADAQGHRHSHRECSDFIRIKERWYFVDPTIKVKTGRNEPCRCASGKKYKQCCGR from the coding sequence ATGGAAAGTAACGGCGGCTGTCCCTGCGGCAGTGGCAAACCCTACGCAGAGTGCTGCCTCCCATTGCATCAGGGCAAGCCCGCACTCACAGCGGAGCAGCTGATGCGTTCACGCTACAGCGCTTACACACTGGGACTGGTCGATTATCTGGTGGCGACCACCCTGCCCTCACAACAGGCGCAACTGGATCGCGCTGCGATGACCGACTGGAGCCAGTCGAGCGATTGGCTTGGCCTGACTGTGGAGAAGGTTCATTCGACCGAAGCGGCCAGCAACCAGGCGCAGGTCACTTTCACTGCGCAATGGGCCGATGCGCAGGGGCATCGACACAGCCATCGCGAATGCTCGGACTTCATTCGCATCAAGGAACGCTGGTACTTCGTAGACCCGACCATCAAGGTGAAAACCGGACGCAACGAGCCCTGCCGCTGTGCGTCCGGAAAAAAGTACAAACAGTGCTGTGGACGTTAG
- a CDS encoding DUF6231 family protein, with product MSDSPTAALLGIFEHYQPQRLLSVSSAPIPAAVAFCAQHADCTHFETNEVPLPAGYANQRYDLAVVADQLERLDKHQGMELLAGMRNLLVSRMAVLVDMQRTPAWEQNDFFGLAFQRQGHFKRDGQTLTLFTYDLASYKTVPDWLNSKYWANPELFGKYWW from the coding sequence ATGTCCGACAGCCCAACCGCAGCCCTGCTCGGCATATTCGAACACTACCAACCGCAGCGACTGCTGAGCGTCAGCTCTGCACCTATTCCCGCAGCCGTTGCGTTCTGCGCCCAGCACGCGGATTGCACGCACTTCGAAACAAACGAGGTGCCTCTGCCAGCCGGTTACGCAAATCAGCGCTACGACCTGGCCGTGGTCGCTGATCAACTGGAGCGTCTGGATAAACACCAGGGCATGGAATTGCTCGCCGGTATGCGTAACCTGCTGGTGAGCAGAATGGCGGTGCTGGTGGATATGCAACGAACCCCGGCCTGGGAGCAGAACGACTTCTTTGGGCTGGCCTTCCAGCGTCAGGGTCATTTTAAGCGGGACGGCCAGACGCTGACGTTATTCACCTATGATCTGGCCTCATACAAAACCGTACCGGACTGGCTCAATTCAAAATACTGGGCCAATCCAGAACTCTTCGGAAAATACTGGTGGTAA
- the dinG gene encoding ATP-dependent DNA helicase DinG: MLNDDLKGQIQTAYRTFLENKSLKPRYGQRVMIAEVAKAFGGVELDEEGHRDGEPAVAVVEAGTGTGKTVAYCLAAIPIAKHLGKPLVISTATVALQEQIVLKDLPDIQRNAGLNFQFSLAKGRGRYVCLSKLDQLLNDNQQAASRQQGFADEGFRIDIDEAGLKLYTSMVEALGSNKWDGERDSWPAALDDQDWSRLTTDHIQCTNRRCGHFNQCVFYKAREGVQKVDVIVTNHDLVLADLALGGGAILPDPRDCLYIFDEGHHLPDKAIAHFAHHTRMNATADWLDQLDKNLSKLLAQHPLPGDFGRLLEQVPAQARDLRPHQQFMTQALAEAGDFANTEDLTGNMRPQHRFEHGVVPEHLRDMATELKGGFGRITDLLQRMVDILKDAMDGEAVGVHQVQAEEWYPLFGALLARSEGNWTLWTKFCLEDPEDKPPTARWLTLTEQNDIEVHVSPILAADTLRQFLWYSAFACLVTSATLTALGRFDRFSQRAGLPKSAVCTLAPSPFKHAERGVLRIPDLGADPRDSAGHSAAIIERMPTMLDDAAGSLVLFSSRRQMLEVYAGLPSAFRERVLVQGDLSKQELIRQHRERVDNRQQSVIFGLASFAEGVDLPGRYCEHVVIAKIPFAVPDDPVEAALSEWIERNGGNPFMEIAVPDACLRLVQACGRLLRSEQDSGVITLLDRRLVTQRYGKAILNALPPFRREIE; this comes from the coding sequence ATGCTGAACGACGACCTGAAAGGCCAGATCCAGACGGCCTATCGCACTTTCCTCGAAAACAAATCCCTTAAGCCGCGCTACGGCCAGCGGGTAATGATCGCCGAAGTGGCCAAGGCCTTCGGCGGCGTTGAGCTGGACGAGGAAGGCCATCGCGACGGCGAGCCTGCGGTGGCGGTTGTCGAGGCGGGCACAGGCACCGGCAAGACCGTGGCCTATTGCCTCGCGGCCATTCCGATCGCCAAGCATCTGGGCAAGCCGTTGGTCATTTCCACGGCCACCGTTGCCCTGCAGGAACAGATAGTGCTGAAGGATCTGCCCGACATCCAGCGCAATGCCGGGTTGAATTTTCAATTCTCGCTGGCCAAGGGCAGGGGGCGTTATGTCTGTCTGTCCAAGCTCGATCAGCTACTCAATGACAATCAGCAGGCGGCCAGCCGTCAGCAGGGCTTTGCCGATGAAGGGTTTCGTATCGACATCGACGAAGCCGGGCTGAAACTCTACACCAGCATGGTCGAAGCGCTGGGCAGCAACAAATGGGACGGCGAGCGCGATTCCTGGCCGGCGGCACTGGATGATCAGGACTGGTCTCGTTTGACCACCGATCATATCCAGTGCACCAATCGGCGCTGCGGGCACTTCAATCAATGCGTGTTCTACAAGGCGCGCGAGGGCGTGCAGAAGGTCGACGTCATTGTCACCAATCACGATCTGGTGCTAGCCGATCTGGCACTGGGAGGCGGAGCCATCCTGCCTGATCCGCGTGATTGTCTGTATATCTTCGATGAGGGACATCATCTGCCGGACAAGGCGATTGCGCACTTCGCGCATCACACCCGCATGAATGCTACCGCCGATTGGCTCGATCAGCTGGACAAGAATCTGTCCAAACTACTGGCGCAGCACCCGCTCCCGGGTGATTTCGGTCGTCTGCTCGAACAGGTTCCGGCGCAAGCGCGGGACTTGCGTCCGCACCAGCAGTTCATGACCCAGGCGCTGGCCGAAGCCGGCGATTTTGCCAATACCGAGGATCTGACCGGCAACATGCGGCCGCAGCACCGTTTCGAACATGGCGTGGTGCCAGAGCATTTGCGCGATATGGCCACTGAGCTGAAAGGCGGCTTCGGGCGCATTACCGATCTGCTGCAACGGATGGTCGATATTCTCAAGGATGCTATGGACGGCGAAGCCGTCGGGGTGCATCAGGTTCAGGCCGAAGAGTGGTATCCGCTGTTCGGTGCGCTGCTCGCGCGGTCCGAGGGTAACTGGACATTGTGGACCAAGTTCTGCCTTGAGGATCCCGAGGACAAGCCGCCTACCGCACGATGGCTGACGTTGACCGAGCAGAACGATATCGAAGTCCACGTCAGCCCGATCCTGGCAGCTGACACCCTGCGGCAGTTTCTCTGGTACAGCGCCTTTGCCTGTCTGGTGACTTCCGCCACGCTGACGGCGCTGGGGCGTTTCGATCGTTTCAGCCAGCGCGCCGGCCTGCCGAAGAGTGCGGTGTGCACGCTGGCGCCGAGTCCCTTCAAACACGCTGAGCGCGGCGTGCTGCGGATCCCGGATCTGGGCGCCGACCCCCGCGATAGCGCCGGACACAGTGCGGCGATCATTGAGCGCATGCCGACCATGCTCGACGACGCAGCGGGCAGCTTGGTGCTGTTTTCATCGCGCAGACAAATGCTCGAGGTGTACGCCGGGTTGCCGAGCGCCTTCCGCGAGCGCGTTCTGGTGCAGGGGGATCTGTCCAAACAGGAGCTCATTCGCCAACACCGCGAACGGGTTGATAACAGGCAGCAGAGCGTTATTTTCGGGCTGGCCAGTTTTGCCGAAGGAGTCGACCTGCCGGGCAGATATTGCGAGCACGTGGTGATCGCCAAGATTCCTTTCGCTGTGCCGGACGACCCGGTTGAAGCGGCGTTGTCGGAATGGATTGAGCGCAACGGCGGCAATCCGTTCATGGAGATCGCCGTGCCCGATGCCTGTCTGCGGCTTGTTCAGGCCTGCGGTCGGCTGCTGCGCAGCGAGCAGGACAGTGGAGTGATCACCTTGCTCGACCGGCGCCTGGTTACCCAGCGTTACGGAAAAGCCATTCTCAACGCATTGCCGCCGTTCCGCCGCGAAATCGAGTAG
- a CDS encoding serine hydrolase: protein MSKVQGYFDPRFESVREVFAEQLNDEQARGAALCVTVGGETVLDVWGGVVDKDDSQVWEQDTLVNVFSATKPLGAVALLQLVAAGRIELDAPLADVWPEFAAAGKEAVTLRHVLSHRSGMSAISQTLPPEALFDWQAMCDALIAQSPWWSPGEAHGYAPLTYSWLLGEPLRRLSGQSPGNYVQEHICQPLGMDFFVGAPDAELSRIAHVSRLRNQFGDDYAKALFMAMGKPEDLPFKAFANPSSLLTSTNRVEWQQAQLLAANGSGNARSLARFWQVMAHGGQLDGVKLLDEELVTLMQQEHSQGLDRTLRAPTRFGLGVMLEQNYEGGSFGMGANAYGHPGAGGTLGFCDPDAKVGFGYATNAMGPYVLMDPRASALSRAVYTALRDLD, encoded by the coding sequence ATGAGCAAGGTGCAAGGATACTTCGATCCCCGTTTTGAAAGCGTACGCGAGGTTTTTGCCGAGCAACTGAACGACGAGCAGGCGCGCGGTGCTGCGCTGTGCGTCACGGTCGGTGGCGAAACCGTGCTGGATGTATGGGGTGGCGTGGTCGACAAGGATGACTCGCAGGTCTGGGAGCAGGACACGCTGGTCAATGTGTTTTCGGCGACCAAACCGCTGGGTGCAGTGGCGTTGCTGCAGCTGGTCGCGGCGGGTCGTATCGAACTGGACGCGCCCCTGGCGGATGTCTGGCCAGAGTTTGCGGCAGCGGGCAAGGAAGCCGTGACCCTGCGTCACGTACTCAGCCACCGCTCTGGGATGTCTGCCATTAGTCAGACGCTGCCGCCGGAAGCGCTGTTCGACTGGCAAGCCATGTGCGATGCCCTGATAGCACAGTCTCCCTGGTGGTCGCCCGGCGAGGCGCACGGCTATGCACCGCTGACCTACAGCTGGCTGTTGGGCGAGCCGCTGCGTCGCTTAAGCGGGCAAAGCCCCGGCAACTACGTTCAGGAGCACATCTGCCAGCCCCTTGGCATGGACTTCTTTGTCGGCGCGCCTGACGCGGAGCTTTCGCGCATTGCCCATGTTTCTCGCCTGCGCAACCAGTTCGGTGACGACTACGCCAAGGCGTTGTTCATGGCCATGGGCAAGCCCGAAGATCTGCCTTTCAAAGCCTTCGCCAACCCATCCAGCCTGCTTACCAGCACCAATCGCGTCGAGTGGCAGCAGGCCCAACTGCTTGCGGCCAACGGTAGCGGCAATGCCCGGTCACTGGCGCGTTTCTGGCAGGTCATGGCCCATGGCGGTCAGCTTGATGGCGTGAAACTGCTCGACGAAGAGCTGGTCACGCTGATGCAGCAGGAGCACAGCCAGGGGCTTGACCGTACCCTGCGCGCGCCCACCCGTTTTGGCCTGGGCGTTATGCTTGAGCAGAACTACGAAGGTGGCTCCTTTGGCATGGGTGCCAATGCGTACGGGCATCCCGGCGCGGGCGGCACGCTCGGCTTCTGCGATCCGGATGCGAAAGTCGGCTTCGGTTATGCGACCAATGCCATGGGGCCCTACGTGCTTATGGACCCGCGTGCGAGCGCTTTGAGCCGTGCGGTCTACACGGCGCTGCGCGATCTCGATTAG
- the pdxH gene encoding pyridoxamine 5'-phosphate oxidase: MKASIADLRRNYTRYGLLESQAPDEPFSLFATWFEQAVEIETTEANAMMLATVDDAGQPHLRTLLLKGVDKQGFVFFSNYQSAKGEQLRTHPRAAMTFWWHDLERQVRIEGAIERISDEESDAYYHSRPLGSRLGAWASPQSQVIESREVLERNLAELEAQYADQPPPRPPHWGGYRLKPESVEFWQGRPSRLHDRLRYRMEDNVWLRERLAP; this comes from the coding sequence ATGAAAGCCAGCATTGCCGATCTGCGTCGTAACTACACCCGCTACGGGTTGCTCGAAAGCCAGGCCCCGGATGAGCCCTTCAGCCTGTTCGCGACCTGGTTCGAACAGGCGGTGGAAATCGAAACCACCGAAGCCAATGCCATGATGCTGGCTACGGTGGATGACGCCGGCCAGCCGCACCTGCGTACCTTGCTGCTCAAGGGGGTGGATAAACAGGGTTTCGTGTTCTTCAGCAACTATCAGAGTGCCAAGGGCGAGCAGTTGCGCACGCATCCCCGGGCGGCAATGACCTTCTGGTGGCACGACCTGGAACGCCAGGTACGCATCGAGGGGGCGATCGAGCGCATCAGTGATGAGGAATCCGATGCCTATTATCACAGCCGTCCATTGGGCAGCAGGCTTGGCGCCTGGGCGTCTCCGCAGAGTCAGGTGATTGAGAGCCGCGAGGTGCTTGAGCGCAACCTGGCGGAGCTGGAGGCACAATACGCTGACCAGCCGCCACCGCGCCCGCCGCATTGGGGCGGATACCGGCTGAAGCCTGAATCAGTGGAGTTCTGGCAGGGGCGGCCGAGCCGTCTGCATGACCGGTTGCGTTACCGGATGGAAGACAATGTATGGCTGCGGGAGCGGCTCGCTCCCTGA
- a CDS encoding SDR family oxidoreductase: MSRGQFYQKVVVITGGCAGIGRALALRFAQAGARIAILDIQDETLVAFRQQLSDKVNAEVLAVHCDVANERDCEEAICQVIEHFGGIDVLINNAGITHRSLFHETDLQVFRRIMDVNYFGALHCTHHALSSIIERRGQIIVLSSLSGFAPMLYRSAYNASKHALHGLFETLRTEVREHGVNVMLVTPGFTATDIRKNALVGDGSISGQNAAPSFKVSSPTDVADDIYCGACKRKRLMILSNVNWRARLFARLFPRAFERWMVPRLSGVKPTKRASS, encoded by the coding sequence ATGTCCAGGGGACAGTTCTATCAGAAAGTTGTCGTCATTACCGGTGGCTGCGCAGGGATCGGCCGCGCTCTGGCGCTGCGTTTCGCCCAGGCAGGTGCCCGGATTGCGATACTTGATATTCAGGACGAGACCCTCGTCGCCTTCCGTCAGCAACTGTCGGACAAGGTCAATGCCGAAGTGCTCGCAGTGCATTGTGATGTCGCCAATGAGCGTGACTGCGAAGAGGCGATCTGTCAGGTCATCGAGCATTTCGGTGGCATTGATGTACTCATCAACAATGCCGGCATCACCCATCGCAGTCTGTTCCACGAGACCGATCTGCAGGTATTCCGGCGCATCATGGATGTGAATTACTTCGGCGCCTTGCACTGCACGCATCATGCGTTGAGCAGCATCATCGAACGACGCGGGCAGATTATCGTACTCAGTTCGCTGTCCGGCTTCGCCCCCATGCTTTACCGCAGCGCCTATAACGCCAGCAAGCATGCACTGCACGGATTGTTCGAAACCCTGCGCACGGAGGTTCGCGAGCACGGCGTGAACGTCATGCTGGTAACGCCGGGCTTTACCGCGACCGATATCCGCAAAAATGCGCTGGTCGGCGATGGCTCGATCAGCGGTCAGAATGCCGCGCCGTCGTTCAAGGTGTCCTCACCCACCGATGTGGCCGATGACATTTATTGTGGTGCATGCAAGCGCAAGCGACTGATGATCCTGTCCAACGTGAACTGGCGAGCGCGGTTGTTCGCCCGGCTTTTTCCGCGGGCATTCGAGCGCTGGATGGTGCCAAGATTGTCGGGCGTCAAGCCGACAAAGCGAGCCAGTTCATGA
- a CDS encoding TIGR03862 family flavoprotein, with protein sequence MRSQSNPAPPSVAIIGGGPAGLMAAETLANSGAAVTVYDAMPSVGRKFLLAGVGGMNITHSEPAEAFIARYREASPWVADWLASFDADALRVWIHGLGIDTFVGSSGRVFPVEMKAAPLLRAWLRRLRESGVTIQTRHRWVGWNAQGELEFATPAGPLSVNPDAVVLALGGGSWARLGSDGAWTSVLSDRGVAIRALIPANCGFTANWSAHLKQRFAGTPLKQVIASVHSPDQGLIERRGECVVTEAGLEGSLIYALSAELRDQLSANGEANLTLDLAPDRSLASLISALEQPRKGQTLSSVLRKRAGLDPVKIALLHECLPREAIAEPARLASGIKKLPVRLTGTSPLDEAISSAGGVCRDALDDQLMLRQLPGVFCAGEMLDWEAPTGGYLLTGCFASGRHAAHGVMNWLALSA encoded by the coding sequence GTGCGCAGCCAGTCAAACCCCGCCCCACCCTCGGTTGCCATCATTGGCGGCGGCCCGGCCGGTCTGATGGCAGCCGAAACGCTGGCAAACTCTGGCGCGGCTGTGACGGTCTACGATGCCATGCCTTCAGTGGGGCGCAAATTTCTGCTCGCCGGCGTGGGCGGGATGAATATCACGCACTCCGAGCCTGCAGAGGCGTTTATCGCGCGCTACCGTGAGGCGAGCCCCTGGGTGGCGGACTGGCTGGCTTCCTTCGACGCTGATGCGCTGCGCGTCTGGATACATGGTCTGGGCATCGACACCTTTGTCGGTTCGTCCGGCCGGGTCTTCCCGGTCGAGATGAAAGCCGCGCCACTGTTGCGTGCCTGGCTTCGCAGACTGCGCGAGAGCGGCGTAACCATTCAGACCCGGCATCGCTGGGTCGGCTGGAATGCACAGGGCGAGCTAGAGTTCGCTACGCCTGCCGGCCCCCTTTCGGTGAACCCTGACGCAGTGGTGCTGGCACTGGGGGGCGGTAGCTGGGCGCGCCTGGGCTCCGATGGTGCCTGGACAAGCGTGCTGAGCGATCGGGGCGTGGCAATACGCGCGCTGATTCCGGCCAATTGCGGGTTTACAGCAAACTGGAGTGCACACCTGAAACAGCGCTTTGCCGGCACGCCGCTCAAGCAGGTTATCGCCAGCGTTCACTCACCCGATCAGGGGCTGATCGAGCGACGCGGCGAATGCGTAGTCACCGAGGCTGGCCTGGAAGGCAGCCTGATTTATGCACTATCCGCAGAGCTGCGGGATCAATTGTCAGCTAACGGTGAAGCAAACCTGACACTGGATCTCGCACCCGACCGGAGTCTCGCCAGTTTGATCTCGGCACTCGAACAGCCCCGCAAAGGCCAGACGCTCTCCTCTGTGCTCCGCAAGCGCGCCGGGCTGGACCCGGTGAAAATCGCCTTGCTGCATGAGTGTCTGCCCAGGGAAGCCATCGCCGAGCCCGCGAGGCTGGCCAGCGGCATCAAGAAGCTGCCGGTACGTCTGACTGGCACCAGTCCCTTGGATGAAGCCATAAGCAGCGCGGGCGGCGTGTGTCGCGATGCACTGGATGATCAATTGATGCTGCGCCAGCTGCCGGGCGTATTCTGCGCCGGTGAGATGCTGGACTGGGAAGCGCCGACTGGCGGCTACCTGCTCACCGGCTGTTTTGCCAGCGGCAGGCATGCGGCACACGGCGTCATGAACTGGCTCGCTTTGTCGGCTTGA
- the tesB gene encoding acyl-CoA thioesterase II, which yields MTQMLDDLVRLLALEKIEENLFRGASQDLGFRQLFGGQVFGQSLSAATQTVDPDRHVHSAHGYFLRPGDATFPIVYHVDPVRDGGSFTTRRVQAVQKGKPIFTLICSFQGEEEGYQHQTTMPDVPGPDDLLNETELTRKYQHMIPEAVREKVLVDKPIEIRPVGLFNPFNPKPSDPVRYMWFRADGKLPDDPQLHRYLLAYASDFHLLGTAMLPHGISNWAGDMQVASLDHALWYHNPLRMNEWLLYAMESPVASGARGLSRGQIFNQDGVLVASVTQESLMRKVSPKQ from the coding sequence ATGACCCAAATGCTGGATGATCTGGTTCGCCTGTTGGCGCTGGAAAAAATCGAAGAGAACCTGTTCCGCGGCGCGAGCCAGGACCTGGGGTTTCGCCAGCTGTTTGGTGGCCAGGTATTTGGTCAGTCGCTGTCGGCGGCCACCCAGACCGTTGACCCGGATCGCCACGTGCACTCAGCCCATGGCTATTTCCTGCGTCCCGGAGATGCGACATTTCCCATTGTCTATCACGTGGATCCGGTGCGTGACGGCGGCAGTTTCACTACGCGCAGGGTTCAGGCGGTTCAGAAAGGCAAACCGATCTTTACCCTGATTTGTTCCTTCCAGGGTGAAGAGGAGGGCTATCAGCATCAGACGACCATGCCTGATGTGCCAGGCCCCGATGATCTGCTCAACGAGACGGAGCTGACGCGCAAATACCAGCATATGATCCCGGAAGCAGTGCGCGAAAAAGTGCTGGTCGACAAGCCCATCGAGATTCGCCCTGTCGGGCTGTTCAACCCTTTCAACCCCAAGCCGTCGGATCCGGTTCGTTACATGTGGTTCCGTGCTGACGGCAAGCTGCCGGATGACCCCCAGCTGCACCGGTATCTGCTGGCCTATGCCTCGGATTTCCACCTGTTGGGTACGGCGATGCTGCCGCATGGCATTTCCAACTGGGCAGGCGATATGCAGGTAGCGAGCCTGGATCACGCGCTCTGGTATCACAATCCGCTGCGTATGAATGAATGGCTGCTGTACGCGATGGAGAGTCCTGTCGCCAGTGGCGCACGGGGTCTGTCGCGGGGTCAGATTTTCAATCAGGACGGCGTGCTGGTGGCATCGGTGACTCAGGAATCGTTGATGCGCAAGGTATCGCCCAAGCAATGA